Proteins encoded in a region of the Flavobacteriaceae bacterium HL-DH10 genome:
- the dapB gene encoding 4-hydroxy-tetrahydrodipicolinate reductase, with translation MNIALLGYGRMGQTIEQIAIKRGHNIVLKVDKDDKDYDITKADVAIDFSIPNVAFNNISNCLNNNVPVISGTTGWLENYDNAVALCKEKKGAFIYASNYSLGVNIFFELNKTLAKMMSTLKQYNVSMEEIHHTKKLDAPSGTAISLANDIIEFNTNFKAWELDSTKEEATIPIVAKRIEDVPGTHTVNYESEVDTITIEHIAHNRQGFALGAVIAAEWIVGKTGVFTMNDVLNIG, from the coding sequence ATGAACATTGCTTTACTAGGATACGGAAGAATGGGACAAACCATAGAACAAATTGCCATTAAACGTGGACACAATATTGTTTTAAAAGTTGATAAAGATGATAAAGATTACGATATCACAAAAGCCGATGTCGCTATAGATTTTAGCATTCCTAACGTTGCTTTCAATAACATATCTAATTGTTTAAATAACAATGTTCCTGTTATTTCTGGAACAACAGGCTGGTTAGAAAATTATGATAATGCAGTGGCTTTATGTAAAGAAAAAAAGGGCGCATTTATTTATGCGTCTAATTATAGTTTAGGAGTTAATATATTTTTCGAGTTGAATAAAACCTTAGCCAAAATGATGAGTACTTTGAAACAATACAATGTTTCTATGGAAGAAATTCATCATACTAAAAAATTAGATGCTCCAAGCGGTACCGCAATTTCATTAGCAAATGATATTATCGAATTTAATACTAATTTTAAAGCTTGGGAATTAGATTCAACTAAAGAAGAAGCTACTATTCCAATTGTAGCTAAACGTATTGAAGACGTACCTGGAACACATACGGTTAATTATGAAAGTGAAGTTGATACAATTACTATAGAGCATATTGCACATAACAGACAAGGGTTTGCTCTTGGTGCTGTTATTGCAGCCGAATGGATTGTTGGAAAAACTGGCGTTTTTACAATGAACGATGTGTTAAATATTGGTTAA
- a CDS encoding DUF5683 domain-containing protein has translation MPNKFIIASLFTLLFCFSIIGQEKKTKKQKLKKEIVTDSLVSINNPMNPLSPAKAAFYSAVLPGLGQAYNKQYWKIPLVYAALGTGIYFYTNNNKEYNRYRDAYKSRLAGFKNDEFYLNSQGEPLDTPRVTTEGLERAQKFYRKNKEMSLLAIVGIYALNIIEANVSSHLMQFNVDENLSLAPHYNINEIDATGNLGLTLNFKF, from the coding sequence GTGCCAAATAAATTCATAATAGCAAGTCTATTTACATTACTTTTTTGCTTTTCAATAATTGGACAAGAAAAAAAAACAAAAAAACAAAAACTTAAGAAAGAGATTGTTACAGATTCACTTGTTAGTATTAACAATCCTATGAATCCGTTATCTCCAGCTAAAGCTGCTTTTTATTCTGCTGTTTTGCCTGGTTTAGGACAAGCTTATAATAAACAGTATTGGAAAATCCCTCTTGTTTATGCTGCTTTAGGTACTGGAATCTATTTTTACACCAACAACAATAAAGAATACAACCGATATAGAGATGCTTATAAAAGCAGATTAGCTGGTTTTAAAAATGATGAGTTTTATCTTAATTCTCAAGGCGAACCTTTAGACACCCCTAGAGTAACTACCGAAGGTCTCGAAAGAGCTCAAAAATTCTACAGAAAAAACAAAGAAATGTCGCTTTTAGCTATTGTTGGTATTTACGCTTTAAATATTATAGAAGCCAATGTATCGTCGCATTTAATGCAATTTAATGTCGATGAAAACTTATCTTTGGCACCACACTATAACATTAATGAGATTGATGCTACAGGCAATCTCGGATTAACCTTAAATTTTAAATTTTAA
- a CDS encoding ParB/RepB/Spo0J family partition protein, which produces MAKATKKQALGRGLSALLSDPSNDIQSVQDKNADKVIGNIIELDIDFIEVNPFQPRTNFSEESLRELASSIKELGIIQPITVRKLGFNKYQLVSGERRFRASKLLGLETITSYVRIANDQESLEMALVENIQRQDLDPIEIALSYQRLIDEINLTQEQMSERVGKKRSTITNYLRLLRLDPIIQTGMRDGFISMGHGRALITIEDQATQLDIYETVLSNKLSVRETEVMVRNFNDNDEVKVPSKNKEEDAEELPKFIKKGMSTFSEYFGHKIDVKVSKNGKGKITIPFHSEEDFNRIKKLVQGAK; this is translated from the coding sequence ATGGCTAAGGCAACAAAAAAACAGGCTTTAGGTAGAGGTTTATCGGCACTTTTAAGCGACCCTAGCAACGACATACAATCTGTTCAAGATAAAAATGCTGATAAAGTTATTGGTAATATTATTGAATTAGATATTGATTTTATAGAAGTCAATCCCTTTCAGCCTCGAACTAATTTTAGTGAAGAATCGTTACGAGAACTAGCTTCTTCTATTAAAGAATTAGGTATTATTCAGCCTATAACCGTTAGAAAATTAGGATTCAACAAATATCAATTGGTTTCTGGGGAGCGTCGTTTTCGAGCTTCTAAATTATTAGGTCTAGAAACAATTACGTCGTATGTAAGAATCGCTAACGATCAGGAATCATTAGAAATGGCTCTCGTTGAAAACATTCAACGTCAAGATTTAGATCCTATCGAAATTGCCTTATCATACCAACGTTTAATTGATGAAATTAATTTAACGCAAGAACAAATGAGCGAACGTGTTGGTAAAAAACGTTCAACCATTACAAACTATTTACGTTTATTAAGATTAGACCCTATCATACAAACAGGTATGCGTGATGGCTTTATTTCTATGGGACACGGTCGCGCTTTAATAACTATTGAAGACCAAGCAACACAATTAGATATTTATGAAACAGTATTATCTAATAAGTTATCTGTTAGAGAAACAGAGGTTATGGTACGCAACTTTAATGACAATGATGAAGTAAAAGTACCTTCAAAGAACAAAGAAGAAGATGCCGAAGAACTGCCTAAGTTTATAAAAAAAGGTATGAGCACTTTTTCAGAATACTTTGGTCATAAAATTGACGTTAAAGTCTCAAAGAACGGTAAAGGAAAAATAACGATTCCTTTTCATTCTGAAGAAGATTTTAACCGGATTAAAAAATTAGTTCAAGGTGCCAAATAA
- a CDS encoding AAA family ATPase, translating into MGKIIAIANQKGGVGKTTTSINLAASLGVLEKKVLLIDADPQANATSGIGIDVENVEIGTYQLLEHSNSAKEAIIKTETPNLDLIPSHIDLVAIEIELVDKDEREYMMKKALIEIKNDYDYIIIDCAPSLGLLTLNALTAADAVIIPIQCEYFALEGLGKLLNTIKSVQKIHNPELDIEGLLLTMYDSRLRLSNQVVEEVQKHFNDMVFQTIIQRNVRLSEAPSYGESIINYDASSKGASNYLSLAKEIINKNS; encoded by the coding sequence ATGGGTAAAATCATTGCAATTGCTAATCAAAAAGGAGGTGTTGGAAAAACAACAACATCTATAAATTTAGCAGCTTCGCTTGGCGTTCTAGAAAAAAAAGTATTACTTATTGATGCTGACCCTCAAGCAAATGCAACTTCTGGAATTGGAATTGACGTTGAAAATGTTGAAATAGGAACCTACCAACTTTTAGAACATTCAAATTCTGCAAAAGAAGCTATCATTAAAACCGAAACACCGAACTTAGACCTTATTCCGTCGCATATCGACTTAGTTGCTATTGAAATAGAGCTTGTTGATAAAGACGAACGGGAATATATGATGAAAAAGGCGTTAATAGAAATTAAAAACGATTATGATTATATTATAATTGATTGCGCGCCTTCTTTAGGGCTGTTAACACTAAATGCTTTAACTGCTGCTGATGCTGTAATAATTCCAATACAGTGCGAATATTTTGCATTAGAAGGTTTAGGAAAATTACTAAACACAATTAAAAGTGTTCAAAAAATTCACAATCCAGAATTAGATATTGAAGGCTTATTATTAACTATGTATGATTCGCGTTTACGATTATCTAACCAAGTTGTTGAAGAGGTACAAAAACACTTTAACGATATGGTTTTTCAAACCATAATACAACGTAACGTGCGCTTAAGTGAGGCTCCAAGCTATGGTGAAAGTATAATTAATTATGATGCTTCTAGTAAAGGAGCTAGTAATTACTTAAGTTTGGCAAAAGAAATTATCAATAAAAACTCCTAA